From Streptomyces fungicidicus, one genomic window encodes:
- a CDS encoding sensor histidine kinase: MNGLTPTSRALTRSLHLLVAGLLALALVRASAEHAPDTGAVTGAGAALAGVYAVGPLTPAVSASRRAAACWLAALGAVWLLLLALTPDGVWLAFPLYFLQLHLLSRRGGLLAVAATAVAAITAFAAHRGEFSPAVAIGPALGAAVAVAVVWGYQALYRESERRRRLIEELTVTRADLAAAQHTAGVLAERERLAREIHDTLAQGLSSIQLLLRAAERALPGRPEAAGAHVVQARRAAVDNLAEARRFVAALTPPALDGTTLAGALERLCATTGAQHRVAVTFRRTGTPRALPTALEVALLRVAQSALSNTVRHSGAATGEVTLAHLEDGVRLDVVDDGAGFDPGRLPAPDPAAGGFGIAAMRARARSLGGTLAVESSPGRGTAVSAWFPSDAREDAREQRPAAPGPRRGAPDGNEAHR; this comes from the coding sequence ATGAACGGCCTCACTCCCACCAGCCGGGCTCTCACCCGGTCTCTGCACCTGCTCGTCGCGGGCCTGCTCGCGCTGGCCCTCGTCAGGGCGTCGGCCGAGCACGCGCCGGACACGGGCGCGGTGACCGGTGCGGGCGCCGCGCTGGCGGGGGTCTACGCGGTGGGACCGCTCACCCCGGCCGTGTCCGCCTCCCGCCGGGCCGCCGCGTGCTGGCTCGCGGCGCTGGGCGCGGTGTGGCTGCTGTTGCTGGCGCTGACGCCGGACGGGGTGTGGCTGGCGTTCCCGCTGTACTTCCTCCAGCTGCACCTGCTGTCCCGGCGCGGCGGGCTGCTCGCGGTCGCCGCCACGGCCGTCGCCGCGATCACGGCGTTCGCCGCGCACCGCGGGGAGTTCTCCCCCGCCGTGGCCATCGGGCCCGCGCTCGGGGCGGCCGTCGCCGTCGCGGTGGTGTGGGGGTACCAGGCCCTGTACCGGGAGAGCGAACGGCGCCGCCGGCTGATCGAGGAGCTCACCGTCACCCGCGCCGATCTGGCCGCCGCCCAGCACACCGCGGGCGTCCTGGCCGAGCGTGAGCGGCTGGCCCGTGAGATCCACGACACCCTCGCCCAGGGGCTGTCCAGCATCCAGCTGCTGCTGCGCGCCGCCGAGCGCGCCCTGCCCGGCCGGCCAGAGGCGGCCGGCGCCCATGTCGTCCAGGCCCGGCGGGCGGCCGTCGACAACCTCGCGGAGGCCCGCCGGTTCGTCGCCGCCCTCACCCCGCCCGCGCTGGACGGAACCACACTGGCCGGCGCCCTGGAACGGCTGTGCGCCACCACCGGCGCCCAGCACCGCGTCGCCGTGACCTTCCGCCGCACCGGCACGCCCCGCGCCCTGCCGACCGCCCTCGAGGTGGCCCTGCTGCGCGTCGCCCAGTCCGCGCTGTCCAACACCGTCCGCCACTCCGGGGCCGCCACCGGCGAGGTCACCCTGGCCCACCTGGAGGACGGCGTGCGGCTCGACGTCGTCGACGACGGCGCCGGTTTTGACCCCGGGCGGCTTCCGGCGCCGGATCCGGCCGCCGGCGGGTTCGGCATCGCCGCGATGCGGGCGCGGGCCCGTTCGCTCGGCGGCACCCTGGCCGTGGAGTCGTCCCCGGGCCGCGGCACCGCCGTGTCGGCGTGGTTCCCCTCCGACGCGCGGGAAGACGCCCGGGAACAGCGCCCCGCCGCTCCCGGACCGCGCCGCGGCGCCCCGGACGGGAACGAGGCACACCGGTGA
- a CDS encoding ABC transporter permease, with translation MFVAWRDLTFAKGRFALMGAVVVLITLLVGLLSGLTAGLARQNVSAVTGLPADRLAFAAPAGGQDLSYADSVVTEAQWRHWARVPGVTRAEPLGITTTRANAGDRSAGVSVFGVLPGSPLAPAGERVEDGTVVLSTAAAGELGVGEGDAVTLAGRELTVAAARGDASFSHTPVVWASLDTWSALAPPAGARDGGPTATVIALDTERGADLAAGDRAVGTRTVTKDDSLSAIGSYTSENGSLQLMRGFLFAISALVVGAFFTVWTIQRGGDIAVLKALGAPTRRLLADALGQALVLLTGGTLAGTAVAAAAGAALSGSDIPFALTPATVLVPAAVTIALGALGAALSVRRITSVDPLTALGSAR, from the coding sequence ATGTTCGTCGCCTGGAGGGACCTCACGTTCGCCAAGGGGCGCTTCGCCCTGATGGGCGCCGTCGTCGTGCTGATCACCCTGCTGGTCGGCCTCCTCTCGGGGCTGACCGCCGGGCTCGCCCGGCAGAACGTCTCCGCCGTCACCGGGCTGCCCGCCGACCGGCTCGCCTTCGCCGCCCCCGCCGGCGGCCAGGACCTCTCGTACGCCGACTCCGTCGTCACCGAGGCGCAGTGGCGGCACTGGGCGCGGGTTCCCGGAGTGACCCGCGCCGAGCCGCTCGGCATCACCACCACCCGGGCGAACGCCGGTGACCGCAGCGCCGGCGTCTCCGTCTTCGGCGTCCTGCCGGGCTCCCCGCTGGCCCCCGCCGGGGAGCGGGTGGAGGACGGCACGGTGGTGCTGTCGACCGCCGCGGCCGGGGAACTCGGCGTCGGCGAGGGCGACGCCGTCACCCTCGCCGGACGCGAGCTCACCGTCGCCGCGGCCCGCGGGGACGCCTCCTTCAGCCACACACCCGTCGTCTGGGCCTCCCTGGACACCTGGAGCGCCCTCGCCCCGCCCGCCGGCGCCCGCGACGGCGGTCCCACCGCGACCGTCATCGCCCTCGACACCGAGCGGGGCGCCGACCTCGCGGCCGGCGACCGGGCCGTCGGCACCAGGACCGTCACCAAGGACGACTCCCTGTCCGCGATCGGCTCCTACACCTCCGAGAACGGCTCCCTGCAGCTGATGCGCGGCTTCCTGTTCGCCATCTCCGCCCTGGTTGTCGGCGCCTTCTTCACCGTGTGGACCATCCAGCGCGGCGGCGACATCGCCGTCCTGAAGGCGCTGGGCGCCCCCACGCGCCGCCTGCTGGCGGACGCCCTCGGCCAGGCGCTGGTCCTGCTGACGGGCGGAACCCTGGCGGGCACCGCCGTCGCCGCCGCGGCCGGCGCCGCCCTCAGCGGCTCCGACATCCCCTTCGCCCTGACCCCCGCGACCGTACTGGTCCCCGCCGCCGTGACGATCGCCCTCGGCGCGCTCGGGGCCGCCCTCTCCGTCCGCCGCATCACCTCCGTGGACCCGCTGACCGCCCTGGGGAGCGCCCGATGA
- a CDS encoding ABC transporter ATP-binding protein produces the protein MSLELTDITLTYPDGDTRLTALDHVSLDVPRGSVTAVVGPSGSGKSSLLAVAATLVTPDSGTVAVDGTPTTGLSRGELAALRRRSIGIVFQQPNLLPSLTAAEQLQVMAGIDGRSPGRARGRALELLDAVGLADQAGRRPHQLSGGQRQRVNIARALMNDPTVLLVDEPTSALDQERGAAVMDLLTGLTHRRATATVLVTHDRALLTAVDRVAEVHDGRLVLSAPAR, from the coding sequence ATGAGCCTCGAACTGACCGACATCACCCTCACCTACCCCGACGGCGACACCCGTCTGACCGCCCTCGACCACGTCAGCCTGGACGTCCCCCGGGGCAGCGTCACGGCCGTGGTCGGGCCGTCCGGCTCCGGCAAGTCCAGCCTGCTCGCCGTCGCCGCCACCCTCGTCACCCCCGACTCCGGCACCGTCGCCGTCGACGGCACGCCGACCACCGGGCTGAGCCGGGGCGAGCTCGCCGCACTGCGCCGGCGCAGCATCGGCATCGTCTTCCAGCAGCCCAACCTGCTTCCCTCCCTCACCGCCGCCGAACAGCTCCAGGTCATGGCCGGGATCGACGGCCGCTCACCCGGCAGGGCGCGCGGCCGGGCCCTGGAACTGCTCGACGCCGTCGGCCTCGCCGACCAGGCCGGCCGCCGCCCGCACCAGCTGTCCGGCGGCCAGCGCCAGCGGGTGAACATCGCCCGCGCCCTGATGAACGACCCCACCGTCCTGCTGGTCGACGAACCCACCAGCGCCCTCGACCAGGAGCGCGGCGCCGCCGTGATGGACCTGCTGACCGGGCTCACCCACCGGCGGGCCACCGCCACCGTCCTGGTCACGCACGACCGTGCCCTGCTCACCGCCGTCGACCGGGTCGCGGAGGTCCACGACGGCCGTCTGGTCCTGTCCGCGCCCGCCCGCTGA
- a CDS encoding acyl-CoA dehydrogenase family protein — MSAVPESPSRPTVTEREAREVAEAAREQDWRKPSFAKELFLGRFRLDLIHPHPLPDDEHVQRGEEFLAKLRDFCETKIDGARIERDALIPDEVITGLKELGAFGMKIDTKYGGLGLTQVYYNKALALVGSANPAIGALLSAHQSIGVPQPLKIFGTKEQKETFLPRCARTDISAFLLTEPDVGSDPARLATTAVPEGDDYVLDGVKLWTTNGVVADLLVVMARVPKSEGHRGGITAFVVEAASEGVTVENRNAFMGLRGLENGVTRFHRVRVPASHRIGEEGQGLKIALTTLNTGRLSLPAMCVGSGKWCLKIAREWSAAREQWGKPVALHEAVGSKIAFIAATTFALEAVVDLSSQMADENRNDIRIEAALAKLYGSEMAWLMADELVQIRGGRGFETAASLSARGERAVPAEQMLRDLRINRIFEGSTEIMHLLIAREAVDAHLSVAGDLIDPRKSLGDKARAGANAGVFYARWLPKLVAGPGQLPGSYGEFKHGIDLSPHLRYVERTSRKLARSTFYAMSRWQGKMETKQGFLGRIVDIGAELFAMSAACVRAELLRGRGENGREAYQLADVFCRQARVRVEELFGRLWNNTDDIDRKVVKGVLAGTYEWLEQGVIDPSDDGPWIADATPGPSRRDNAHRPIR, encoded by the coding sequence ATGTCCGCAGTACCCGAGTCTCCGTCCCGGCCCACGGTCACCGAACGTGAGGCCCGCGAGGTCGCGGAGGCAGCCAGGGAGCAGGACTGGCGCAAGCCCAGCTTCGCCAAGGAACTGTTCCTCGGCCGCTTCCGGCTCGACCTGATCCACCCCCACCCCCTTCCCGACGACGAGCACGTCCAGCGCGGGGAGGAGTTCCTCGCCAAGCTCCGCGACTTCTGCGAGACGAAGATCGACGGAGCCCGGATCGAGCGCGACGCGCTGATCCCCGACGAGGTGATCACCGGGCTCAAGGAGCTCGGCGCCTTCGGCATGAAGATCGACACCAAGTACGGCGGCCTGGGCCTCACCCAGGTGTACTACAACAAGGCCCTCGCCCTGGTCGGCTCCGCCAACCCGGCGATCGGCGCGCTGCTCTCCGCCCACCAGTCGATCGGCGTCCCGCAGCCGCTGAAGATCTTCGGCACGAAGGAGCAGAAGGAGACCTTCCTGCCGCGCTGCGCCCGCACCGACATCTCCGCCTTCCTGCTCACCGAGCCGGACGTCGGCTCGGACCCGGCCCGGCTTGCCACCACCGCCGTCCCCGAGGGCGACGACTACGTCCTCGACGGGGTGAAGCTGTGGACCACCAACGGGGTCGTCGCCGACCTCCTCGTGGTCATGGCGAGGGTGCCGAAGTCCGAGGGCCACCGGGGCGGCATCACCGCGTTCGTGGTCGAGGCGGCCTCCGAGGGCGTCACCGTCGAGAACCGCAACGCCTTCATGGGCCTGCGCGGCCTGGAGAACGGCGTCACCCGCTTCCACCGGGTCCGCGTCCCCGCCTCCCACCGCATCGGCGAGGAGGGCCAGGGCCTCAAGATCGCCCTCACCACCCTCAACACCGGCCGCCTGTCGCTTCCCGCGATGTGCGTCGGCTCCGGCAAGTGGTGCCTGAAGATCGCCCGCGAGTGGTCGGCGGCCCGCGAGCAGTGGGGCAAGCCGGTGGCGCTGCACGAGGCCGTCGGCTCCAAGATCGCTTTCATCGCCGCCACCACCTTCGCCCTCGAAGCCGTGGTCGACCTGTCCTCGCAGATGGCCGACGAGAACCGCAACGACATCCGCATCGAGGCCGCCCTCGCCAAGCTGTACGGCTCCGAGATGGCCTGGCTGATGGCCGACGAACTGGTCCAGATCCGCGGCGGACGCGGCTTCGAGACCGCCGCGTCCCTCAGCGCCCGCGGCGAACGGGCCGTACCGGCCGAGCAGATGCTGCGCGACCTGCGCATCAACCGCATCTTCGAGGGCTCCACCGAGATCATGCACCTGCTCATCGCCCGTGAGGCCGTCGACGCCCACCTCTCGGTCGCGGGCGATCTCATCGACCCCCGGAAGTCACTGGGCGACAAGGCCAGGGCGGGCGCCAACGCGGGCGTCTTCTACGCCAGATGGCTGCCGAAACTCGTCGCCGGACCGGGACAGCTGCCCGGCTCCTACGGCGAGTTCAAGCACGGCATCGACCTGTCCCCGCACCTGCGCTACGTCGAGCGCACCTCCCGCAAGCTGGCCCGCTCCACCTTCTACGCCATGTCCCGCTGGCAGGGGAAGATGGAGACCAAACAGGGCTTCCTGGGACGGATCGTCGACATCGGCGCCGAACTGTTCGCGATGAGCGCCGCCTGCGTCCGCGCGGAACTCCTGCGCGGCCGCGGCGAGAACGGCCGCGAGGCCTACCAGCTCGCCGACGTCTTCTGCCGCCAGGCCCGCGTCCGCGTCGAGGAGCTCTTCGGCCGGCTGTGGAACAACACCGACGACATCGACCGCAAGGTCGTCAAGGGCGTCCTCGCCGGCACGTACGAGTGGCTGGAGCAGGGCGTCATCGACCCCTCGGACGACGGCCCCTGGATCGCCGACGCCACCCCGGGCCCGTCCCGGCGTGACAACGCGCACCGGCCGATCCGCTGA
- the dxr gene encoding 1-deoxy-D-xylulose-5-phosphate reductoisomerase, with protein sequence MTDAPAPLADPHLVYDPVAGDGPKDVVILGSTGSIGTQAIDLVLRNPDRFRVTALSANGGRVALLAEQARLLRVRTVAVAREDVVPALREALSAQYGPGEPLPEILAGKDAATRLAASDCHTVLNGITGSIGLAPTLAALEAGRTLALANKESLIVGGPLVRALAAPGQIIPVDSEHAALFQALAAGTRADVRKLVVTASGGPFRGRTREQLADVTVEDALAHPTWAMGPVITINSATLVNKGLEVIEAHLLYDIPFDRIEVVVHPQSYVHSMVEFTDGSTLAQATPPDMRGPIAIGLGWPERIPDAAPVFDWSKASTWEFFPLDNEAFPSVNLARHVGELAGTAPAVFNAANEECVEAFRAGALPFNGIMETVTRVVEEHGTPATGTPLTVSDVLEAETWARKRARELTVRTASAEARA encoded by the coding sequence ATGACCGACGCTCCAGCTCCCCTCGCCGACCCGCACCTGGTGTACGACCCCGTCGCGGGAGACGGCCCGAAGGACGTGGTGATCCTCGGCTCCACCGGGTCGATCGGCACCCAGGCCATCGACCTCGTGCTGCGCAACCCCGACCGCTTCCGGGTCACCGCCCTGTCCGCCAACGGCGGCCGGGTCGCCCTCCTCGCCGAGCAGGCCCGCCTGCTCCGGGTGCGCACGGTCGCCGTCGCCCGCGAGGACGTCGTACCGGCGCTGCGCGAGGCGCTGTCCGCGCAGTACGGGCCGGGGGAGCCGCTGCCCGAGATCCTGGCCGGGAAGGACGCGGCCACCCGGCTCGCCGCCTCCGACTGCCACACCGTCCTCAACGGCATCACCGGGTCCATCGGGCTCGCCCCGACCCTCGCCGCACTGGAGGCGGGCCGCACCCTCGCGCTCGCCAACAAGGAGTCGCTGATCGTCGGCGGCCCGCTGGTCAGGGCGCTGGCCGCGCCGGGTCAGATCATCCCGGTCGACTCCGAGCACGCCGCCCTCTTCCAGGCGCTGGCCGCCGGCACCCGGGCCGATGTGCGCAAGCTCGTCGTCACCGCCTCCGGCGGCCCCTTCCGCGGCCGCACCAGGGAACAGCTGGCGGACGTCACCGTCGAGGACGCCCTCGCCCACCCCACCTGGGCCATGGGCCCGGTCATCACGATCAACTCCGCGACCCTCGTCAACAAGGGTCTGGAGGTCATCGAGGCGCACCTGCTCTACGACATTCCCTTCGACCGCATTGAGGTCGTCGTGCACCCGCAGTCGTATGTCCACTCGATGGTTGAGTTCACGGACGGATCGACACTGGCGCAGGCGACGCCCCCCGACATGCGCGGGCCCATCGCCATCGGCCTCGGCTGGCCCGAACGGATTCCCGACGCCGCCCCGGTCTTCGACTGGAGCAAGGCGTCCACCTGGGAGTTCTTCCCCCTCGACAACGAGGCGTTCCCCTCGGTGAACCTCGCCCGGCACGTCGGCGAGCTCGCGGGAACCGCCCCGGCGGTGTTCAATGCCGCGAACGAGGAGTGCGTGGAGGCGTTCCGCGCCGGCGCGCTGCCCTTCAACGGGATCATGGAGACCGTCACCCGGGTGGTCGAGGAACACGGCACCCCGGCGACGGGAACCCCGCTGACCGTGTCGGACGTCCTCGAAGCGGAGACCTGGGCGCGCAAGCGGGCCCGGGAACTGACAGTCCGGACGGCGAGCGCGGAGGCGCGTGCATGA
- a CDS encoding M50 family metallopeptidase — protein sequence MFILGIVVFAAGLLFSIAWHELGHLSTAKLFGIRVPQYMVGFGPTLWSRNRGETEYGVKAIPFGGYIRMIGMFPPGPDGRLEARSTSPWRGMIEDARSAAFEELKPGDDKRLFYTRKPWKRVVVMFAGPFMNLILAVVLFLTVLMGFGIQQQTTTVSSVSPCVISQSENRDKCKAADPESPAEAAGMKAGDRIVAFGGVRTEDWGTLSDLIRDSAGKSVPIVVERDGREVTLQAKIATNLVAKKDGNGAYVEDEYVKAGFLGFSAATGVVKQDFGDSVTWMTDRVGDAVDSLAALPSKVPALWDAAFGDGPREPDSPMGVVGAARVGGEIATLDIPASQQLAMFVMLLAGFNLSLFLFNMLPLLPLDGGHIAGALWESLRRNLARVLRRPDPGPFDVAKLMPVAYVVAGVFVCFTILVLIADVVNPIRIS from the coding sequence ATGTTCATCCTCGGCATAGTCGTCTTCGCGGCCGGCCTGCTCTTCTCGATCGCCTGGCACGAACTGGGCCACCTGTCCACCGCCAAGCTGTTCGGCATCCGCGTGCCCCAGTACATGGTCGGCTTCGGACCGACCCTCTGGTCGCGGAACAGGGGCGAGACCGAGTACGGCGTCAAGGCGATCCCGTTCGGCGGCTACATCCGCATGATCGGCATGTTCCCGCCGGGCCCCGACGGCCGGCTGGAGGCCCGCTCCACCTCGCCGTGGCGGGGCATGATCGAGGACGCCCGCTCCGCCGCCTTCGAGGAGCTCAAGCCCGGCGACGACAAGCGGCTCTTCTACACGCGCAAGCCGTGGAAACGGGTCGTCGTGATGTTCGCCGGCCCGTTCATGAACCTGATCCTCGCGGTCGTCCTGTTCCTGACCGTGCTGATGGGCTTCGGCATCCAGCAGCAGACCACCACGGTCAGCTCGGTCTCCCCCTGCGTCATCTCGCAGAGCGAGAACCGCGACAAGTGCAAGGCCGCGGACCCCGAGTCCCCGGCCGAGGCGGCCGGCATGAAGGCCGGCGACCGGATCGTCGCCTTCGGCGGCGTCCGCACCGAGGACTGGGGCACGCTCTCCGACCTGATCCGCGACAGCGCAGGCAAGAGCGTGCCGATCGTCGTCGAGCGCGACGGCCGTGAGGTGACCCTCCAGGCGAAGATCGCCACCAACCTGGTCGCCAAGAAGGACGGCAACGGCGCCTACGTCGAGGACGAGTACGTCAAGGCCGGCTTCCTCGGCTTCAGCGCGGCCACCGGAGTGGTCAAACAGGACTTCGGCGACTCCGTGACCTGGATGACCGACCGGGTCGGCGACGCCGTCGACTCCCTCGCCGCACTGCCCTCCAAGGTCCCCGCCCTGTGGGACGCGGCCTTCGGCGACGGCCCCCGCGAACCCGACTCGCCGATGGGCGTCGTCGGCGCGGCCCGGGTCGGCGGCGAGATCGCCACCCTCGACATCCCCGCCTCGCAGCAGCTCGCCATGTTCGTGATGCTGCTCGCCGGCTTCAACCTCTCCCTGTTCCTGTTCAACATGCTCCCGCTGCTGCCGCTCGACGGCGGGCACATCGCGGGCGCCCTCTGGGAGTCGCTGCGCCGCAACCTCGCCAGGGTGCTGCGCCGTCCCGACCCCGGCCCGTTCGACGTGGCGAAACTGATGCCGGTGGCGTACGTGGTCGCCGGGGTCTTCGTCTGCTTCACGATCCTCGTCCTGATCGCGGACGTGGTGAACCCGATACGGATCTCGTAG